The proteins below come from a single Kitasatospora sp. NBC_00315 genomic window:
- a CDS encoding TetR/AcrR family transcriptional regulator produces the protein MAGSSTDGRVLRGEETRRAVLHRAVSVASVEGLGALSIGRLATDLGLSKSGVFAAFGSKEELQLAAVRAARRMFFDAVVAPVLEMPPGLGQVRALCDSWLEYSRARVFPGGCFFYQVTAEFDAQPGPVRDRLAEAAREWGQTVTGVLRDARAVGGLRPGTDLDDLAFALVGYLETANSQALLFDDETPYDRAGRALLRLLRAEAADPAQLTD, from the coding sequence GTGGCCGGCTCTTCCACGGACGGACGTGTGCTGCGCGGCGAGGAGACCCGGCGGGCGGTGCTGCACCGCGCGGTGTCGGTCGCCTCGGTGGAGGGGCTCGGCGCCCTGTCGATCGGGCGGCTCGCCACCGATCTGGGGCTCAGCAAGAGCGGGGTGTTCGCCGCCTTCGGCTCGAAGGAGGAGCTGCAGCTGGCGGCGGTCCGGGCGGCCCGCCGGATGTTCTTCGACGCGGTGGTGGCGCCCGTCCTGGAGATGCCTCCCGGGCTGGGCCAGGTCCGGGCGCTGTGCGACAGCTGGCTGGAGTACTCACGGGCCCGGGTCTTTCCCGGCGGGTGCTTCTTCTACCAGGTCACGGCCGAGTTCGACGCCCAGCCGGGCCCGGTCCGGGACCGGCTCGCCGAGGCCGCCCGGGAGTGGGGGCAGACGGTGACCGGGGTGCTGCGGGACGCCCGCGCGGTCGGCGGACTGCGGCCCGGGACCGACCTCGACGATCTGGCGTTCGCCCTGGTCGGCTATCTGGAGACGGCCAACTCGCAGGCGCTGCTGTTCGACGACGAGACACCCTACGACCGGGCCGGGCGGGCGCTCCTGCGTCTGCTGCGGGCCGAAGCCGCGGACCCGGCGCAGCTGACCGACTGA